DNA sequence from the Carassius gibelio isolate Cgi1373 ecotype wild population from Czech Republic chromosome A14, carGib1.2-hapl.c, whole genome shotgun sequence genome:
GTCCCTTCCTGGTGCGTATGGCAGTTGCCTCCTGTTCTGCtgcttcctcgtcttcatcagACCACGTGTTTTCCTCTTGCAGGTTGTTGCGGGACCCCCCGAAGCTTCCCTTGCCACGGTTCAGGGTGCGGAACTTGGATCGGAAGGTGACGAAGGAGAGGCTCTTGCTGCGCTGTTTTTCCCAACGGTTCGCCCGATCCTGGAGCTCCGCGTCTCCCTGAAGCTCATCCAGGCAGTTTCTTAGGACGCCCCGGAACAGTTTGGGGACATCCTGCACCTCAGGCTCAAACTCTGACACCACTTTCCTGAACctttcaaacaaaaaaacaaatatcagtATCTATTAAAAGGTATTGTGTGACTCACCTCTTATTGGTCAGTACCTAGGGTGATTTAAGCAAAactaaaagcacaataaatgtTACGTGAAATAAAATAATCCTTGACAGAactagaaagaaaagaaaaactttctGCTAGTTAAGTAAACACTTCTTGATACAACTTGATATACttaactaaaactgaataaataaaaagtatatggacatatttaaaataattaagcaaaattaaaatcaagtaggaaaatctaaaaataaaaaacattcaaactctaaaaaaagtttttttttttttttttttttttacagtaagtaAATATAACTACtagccatttctttgtaattaatggttaaatttaccataaaaaaaaaaaaaaaaaaaaaactcaatagaAAAATactaactgaaattaaaaggaaaaaggaaaatatatatataaaaaaaaaactaattcaaacaattagtaaaaatatatataattttttttttttccgagaGAATCACAGTTAACATAAAATaagcattaactgaaataaaacactaCCAGAtcttatttcagctagtttccaaggaaacatttcttattttcatttagttttagttgCCTCCAGTTTTAGTTGGGgtcctaaaataaatatatatatatatatatatatatatatatatatatatatatatatatatatatatatatatatatatatatatatatatacatttccacTAAAACAgactaccaaaaaataaaaataaaaacttaactaaaaataattcaaactattaataaaatctataagATTTTCTCAGTTACTAATACTAACATAACCTGATACCTGATACCTACCTGACAATTACCGGCCCACACTGCTGAGGTGGGATCTGAGCGCAGAGGTCCTGCAGCTCCAGCACGTCTCCTGGCGTGAGCTCGTAGGGGACGTGTGGCTGAGAGCCGGCCAGCCAGCTGTAGTCTGCCGAGGACGAGCTGCGGCGTCTGCGGCTCGCTGCCGCCTTCTCCAGCCGGATTCGCTCGGTCCGTTTCACCATGGCACCCAGCTCCAGCATTAAAGTGTTAGTAACCAGCTCCTCTGGAGTACGCTGGCCGGGAACCTTCGGCTCCAGGGAAAACACTACTGACCAGGGAAACATCTGTGAGAGCAACAACCATTCAAATCTGAGTTATGAACTTCACGTCTTAACAGTGAGCACTTTAACAGGTGATTACCAGATCAGCAATTTCATTTTGAGACTTTTTTGTTGTAAAATCTAACATTTTGTTGTCTGtctgcatatacagtatacatatactaataaaaaaaaaagtattatttctattatgatgatattattaatgaaaatatcatattttatttttctaagtaattaaatgtaatattataatgttatgatattattaaactattattctTGTTGTTGTTAGattaatgattttaatttcttgtacaagtttttattgttgtattatttgggaaactgatttttattttatttttatttttttaattcctcagattatttatggtttatatagatatatttaaattaatatgtgACTGTTTGCTTCCATGTCCATATTTAAAGGCCTGTTGCAGTACTAAATGAAAGTTTGCATTTGCGAACAACTATACTTTAAGGAACTATACTATCAGAGTTATATCTACACTTTTTCCCCCGTGTTTGTTTCTTCACGTCCTGATCTTGGACTAAACTTCAGTTGAATTTccacactttttttaaattcctCTAAATAATGCCAGCAACAAGGTGAAGATATTTGCACCCTGATAGTCTTTGCTGTAGTTTGGATAATTATTAAGTTGACTATGCAATTAATAGTTTGGATAATTATCCACATATGAGTGTGCAAACAGAATAGAGCAGTATTCACTCTATACATCACTGCCTACCTGGGATGCAAACTATACATTAGAATTAACTTGtactgaggtgcaaataacatctgcttgaatatatatttataagttgcaaaaaaaaaaaaaaaaaaggatattacCTTTCAAATAATGTGAGTTATATTCCTGTTTTAATGTCAAATGTCTTCAAATTGGACCTGAAAAGCAAAAACTGCAGAGCCAGAATGTTAAAATCCAGGGTTTGGTTTCCAGTCTAAGCACCCATATGAGACAGCTCTCCTTTGTGTTGTTTTAGacactgtaaatgtgtgtgtatgtaatccTATATAAATATGCCAGCTGGTATTTAGCCGTCTGATTAgctcagtgaacacacaccttgCATACGATGTGATCTCCTGCTCATCCGCTGGAGCTGATTGCACAATATCTCCTCATGCACAACATGTGAGCACTGAAATGAAATGTATAGcatcatgttcatttttttatattataatggaATTCGTAATGAGTGACAAGGTAACTCCGATCTATTAAAGAAAAAGTTCaccaacatttttaatttgctgaaaattcactCACCATCAAGCCATCCAGgatgaacagatttgaagaagtTTAGCACTACATCATCACTAGCCAGCAAATGtatcctctgcagtggatgggtgccgtcagattgag
Encoded proteins:
- the LOC128027673 gene encoding protein RD3-like — translated: MFPWSVVFSLEPKVPGQRTPEELVTNTLMLELGAMVKRTERIRLEKAAASRRRRSSSSADYSWLAGSQPHVPYELTPGDVLELQDLCAQIPPQQCGPVIVRFRKVVSEFEPEVQDVPKLFRGVLRNCLDELQGDAELQDRANRWEKQRSKSLSFVTFRSKFRTLNRGKGSFGGSRNNLQEENTWSDEDEEAAEQEATAIRTRKGRSLSMPEITPLEQEAQS